The genomic stretch CTACCTGACGATGAACGGCGGTCCGAGCCACATCGATCTTTGGGACTACAAGCCCAAGCTCGACGAGACGTTCAACCAAGACCTGCCCGACGAGGTTCGCCGAGGCCAGCGCATCACCACCATGACCAGCGGCCAGCAGCGCTTCCCGCTCTGCCCCAGCCGCTACAAGTTCCAGCGCTATGAGAACAACCAGGACGGCATCTACGTTTCCGAGCTGCTCCCCAACACCGCCAAGGTCGTTAAAGAGCTGACGGTCATACACTCGATGTACACCGAAGCGATCAACCACGATCCCGCGGTGACCTACATCCAGACCGGCAGCCAGCTCCCCGGGCGCCCGAGCATCGGAAGCTGGGTCAGCTATGGCCTTGGCACCTTGAACAAGGACCTGCCAACCTACGTCGTGCTTCACTCCACGTGGAGCTCCAGGGCCGATGCGCAGGCCGTCTTCACGCGGCTTTGGGGTTCGGGGTTCCTCCCCAGCGAGCACCAGGGCGTCGCGCTCAGAAGCCAGGGCGATCCTGTATTGTTCCTAAGGAACCCTGATGGTGTGGATGCTGCCAGCCGACGAAAGATGCTCGATGCCCTCGGCAAGCTCAACAACATGCAGCTTGAGCACTTCGGCGACCCTGAGATTGCCACGCGCATCAGCCAATACGAGATGGCCTATCGGCTGCAGACCAGCGTCCCAGACCTCATGGACATTGGTAAGGAGCCCGAGGACACCTTTGAACTCTATGGCGAGGACGCGAGGAAACCCGGGACCTTCGCGGCCAACTGCCTGCTGGCCCGACGCATGGCCGAGCGGGGCGTGCGGTTCATCCAGATCTTCCACCGCGGGTGGGACCAGCATGGCAACCTGACCGGCGACCTGCCGCTCCAGTGCAAGGACATCGATCGCGCCTGCTATGGCCTGATCACGGACCTCAAGCGTAAGGGCATGCTCGA from Armatimonadota bacterium encodes the following:
- a CDS encoding DUF1501 domain-containing protein; translated protein: MDPRRELELMMTRRQLFGKAKLGIGTVALGSLLSSDLLGAANQGAKKPQRFGGIPSLPNFAPKANRVIYLTMNGGPSHIDLWDYKPKLDETFNQDLPDEVRRGQRITTMTSGQQRFPLCPSRYKFQRYENNQDGIYVSELLPNTAKVVKELTVIHSMYTEAINHDPAVTYIQTGSQLPGRPSIGSWVSYGLGTLNKDLPTYVVLHSTWSSRADAQAVFTRLWGSGFLPSEHQGVALRSQGDPVLFLRNPDGVDAASRRKMLDALGKLNNMQLEHFGDPEIATRISQYEMAYRLQTSVPDLMDIGKEPEDTFELYGEDARKPGTFAANCLLARRMAERGVRFIQIFHRGWDQHGNLTGDLPLQCKDIDRACYGLITDLKRKGMLDDTLVVWGGEFGRTTYCQGPLSRENYGRDHHPRCFTMWMAGGGSKGGTVYGQTDPYGYNIVDKDGAIMDPTPDQFNPGAVHIHDLNATIMRLLGVDHTKLTYPYSGRDFRLTDVHGFVVDDLIA